The following are encoded together in the Brassica napus cultivar Da-Ae chromosome A9, Da-Ae, whole genome shotgun sequence genome:
- the LOC106397986 gene encoding transmembrane emp24 domain-containing protein p24delta11-like, giving the protein MDLLKIQLTTLRWIIMMTLMLRIGESMRLDLESGITKCISDDIKINYMTVGNYSVVNPNEALHLPASHKIYVTVTSPKGHSQHHAENVESGKFVFTAMESGDYTTCFVALGFRPTAKFAVDFEWKSGVEAKDWATIAKRGQINMLEVEVRKLLDVTESIHDEMFELREREREMQELNRSTNSRMAALSLLSFVFTLSVACLQLWHLKSFLERKKLL; this is encoded by the exons ATGGATTTGCTAAAGATTCAGCTGACAACGTTAAGATGGATCATAATGATGACACTGATGCTGAGAATAGGAGAATCGATGAGACTGGATCTGGAATCAGGCATCACCAAATGCATCTCCGACGacatcaaaataaattatatgacTGTAGGAAATTACTCCGTCGTCAATCCCAACGAAGCTCTGCATCTTCctgcttcccacaaaatatatGTTACT GTGACGTCGCCTAAAGGGCACAGTCAGCATCATGCAGAAAATGTGGAGTCTGGAAAATTCGTTTTCACGGCGATGGAAAGCGGCGATTACACAACGTGTTTTGTGGCTCTCGGTTTTAGACCTACGGCCAAGTTCGCAGTTGATTTCGAGTGGAAAAGTGGCGTGGAGGCTAAAGATTGGGCCACCATCGCCAAGAGAGGCCAGATCAAC ATGCTGGAGGTGGAGGTGAGGAAACTACTAGACGTGACAGAATCTATACACGACGAAATGTTTGAACTCCGGGAAAG GGAACGGGAAATGCAGGAGCTAAATCGATCGACAAACTCGAGAATGGCTGCTCTAAGTTTACTGTCATTCGTGTTTACGTTGTCGGTCGCTTGTCTACAACTATGGCATCTCAAGTCATTCTTGGAAAGGAAGAAGCTTCTCTAA
- the LOC106362607 gene encoding uncharacterized protein At5g39570-like, with product MPYYTKDDADVDDFDEYDPTPYSGGYDITVTYGRSLPPSDENCYPLLSLSGDAFEYQRPVFSSSHEPSAYDDQALNTEYSSYARPKTKHGSGKKASYDHRNDDDNKESQGQQKYSGKDTDDEKSKTKEKKKDKKKDDDDYEKKKKDKQQYKDHHNDDYDEKKKKKDHYDNDDEKKKKKDHYDNDDEKKKKKDNRDGYDEKKKKKDHHDSDDEKNKKKDHYKHNKGHREYDD from the exons ATGCCGTACTACACCAAAGACGACGCTGACGTGGATGACTTCGACGAGTACGACCCGACGCCGTATAGCGGAGGCTATGACATCACCGTGACGTACGGCCGCTCACTCCCGCCGTCCGACGAGAATTGTTACCCTCTCTTGTCTCTCTCCGGTGACGCCTTTGAGTACCAGAGGCCCGTGTTCTCTTCCAGCCACGAGCCTTCTGCTTATGACGACCAGGCTCTCAACACCGAGTACAGTAGCTACGCTCGGCCCAAAACCAAGCATGGATCCGGTAAGAAAGCTAGCTATGACCATCgcaatgatgatgataataaagAGAGCCAAGGCCAACAAAAATAC AGTGGCAAGGACACTGATGATGAGAAGAGCAAGactaaggagaagaagaaggataagAAGAAAGATGACGATGattatgagaagaagaagaaggacaaGCAACAATACAAGGATCATCATAATGATGATTATgatgagaaaaagaagaagaaggaccaCTATGACAATGATgatgagaaaaagaagaagaaggatcaTTATGACAATgatgatgagaagaagaagaagaaagacaatCGTGATGGTTAtgatgaaaagaagaagaagaaggaccaTCATGATAGTGATGAtgagaagaataagaagaaggaTCACTACAAACACAACAAGGGACATCGTGAATACGATGACTAA
- the LOC106362606 gene encoding pectinesterase 31-like: MSLERMATSRTVTVAQDGSGDYCSVQEAVDSVPLGNTCRTVICLSPGIYRQPVYVAKKKNFITFTGMSPETTVLTWNNTASKNEHHQEARVIGKGTFASGTVIVEGDDFIAENITFENSSPQGSGQAVAIRVSADRCAFYNCRFLSWQDTLYLHSRKQYLKDCYVEGSVDFIFGNSTALLEHCHIHCKSPGYITAQSRKSPQESTGYVFLRCVITGNGQSGYMYLGRPWRPFGRVVFAYTYMDACIRNVGWHNWGNEDNETSACFYEYRCFGPGSCLSERVTWSRELMDEEVGQFLHYCFVDPDQDRPWLCPRTGGRTPCSA; the protein is encoded by the exons ATGAGTTTGGAGAGAATGGCGACGAGTCGAACGGTGACGGTTGCGCAGGATGGTTCCGGCGACTACTGCTCTGTTCAGGAAGCAGTTGACTCTGTTCCTCTTGGAAACACGTGTCGTACTGTGATCTGTCTCTCACCGGGGATTTACCGACAGCCGGTGTACGTGGCCAAGAAGAAAAACTTCATCACTTTCACCGGAATGTCCCCGGAAACCACCGTTCTCACTTGGAACAATACGGCTTCCAAGAATGAGCATCATCAG GAGGCTAGAGTCATCGGGAAGGGAACGTTTGCGTCCGGGACTGTTATTGTCGAAGGAGATGACTTCATCGCAGAGAATATTACTTTTGAGAACTCTTCTCCTCAG GGATCAGGGCAAGCTGTGGCGATAAGAGTCAGTGCAGACCGCTGCGCCTTTTATAACTGTCGGTTTCTCAGCTGGCAG GATACTTTGTATTTGCATAGTAGGAAACAATATTTGAAAGACTGCTACGTCGAGGGAAGCGTGGATTTCATATTTGGAAACAGCACCGCACTCTTGGAACACTGCCATATCCACTGTAAATCTCCGGGTTATATAACAGCACAAAGCCGAAAATCACCTCAAGAATCTACTGGTTACGTATTCCTAAG ATGTGTGATCACGGGCAATGGTCAGAGTGGGTACATGTACCTCGGAAGGCCATGGAGACCATTTGGGAGAGTGGTCTTTGCGTACACTTATATGGATGCATGTATCAGAAATGTTGGTTGGCATAACTGGGGAAACGAAGATAATGAGACAAGCGCTTGCTTTTATGAGTACAG GTGCTTTGGTCCGGGTAGCTGTTTGTCTGAACGGGTTACGTGGTCGAGAGAACTGATGGATGAAGAAGTTGGACAGTTCTTACATTATTGTTTTGTGGATCCAGATCAGGACCGACCTTGGTTGTGTCCGAGAACGGGAGGCAGGACACCTTGCTCGGCGTAG
- the LOC106365848 gene encoding vesicle transport v-SNARE 13 produces MSRVFEGYERQYCELSANLSKKCTSAIALDGEQKKQKLSEIKSGVEDAETLIKKMDLEVRSLPPSVKSSLLVKLREYKSDLNNFKTEVKRITSGNLNASARDELLEAGMADTVTASADQRSRLMMSTDRLGRTTDRIKDSRKTMLETEELGVSILQDLHGQRQSLLRAHETLHGVDDNVGKSKKILTAMTRRMNRNKWTIGAIITVLVLAIIFILYFKLTR; encoded by the exons ATGAGTCGCGTGTTCGAAGGATACGAGAGGCAATACTGTGAGCTTTCTGCAAATCTCTCCAAGAAATGTACTTCAGCTATTGCTCTTGATGGAG AACAAAAGAAGCAAAAGCTGTCTGAAATCAAATCCGGAGTTGAGGATGCGGAAACATTG ATTAAGAAGATGGACCTTGAGGTGAGAAGCCTTCCACCAAGTGTTAAATCCAGCCTCCTTGTGAAGCTAAGAGAATACAAATCAGACCTGAATAACTTCAAGACTGAAGTGAAGAGGATCACGTCTGGGAACCTTAACGCATCTGCTCGAGATGAGTTGCTAGAAGCTGGTATGGCAGACACTGTGACG GCCTCAGCTGATCAAAGATCGAGATTGATGATGTCTACAGACCGTTTAGGCAGAACCACAGACAGAATCAAGGACAGTCGGAAAACGATGCTGGAGACTGAGGAGCTTGGTGTTTCGATCCTTCAGGATTTGCATGGGCAGAGGCAGTCTCTTTTACGCGCACATGAGACGCTTCATGGAGTTGATGATAACGTGGGGAAGAGTAAGAAGATATTGACAGCAATGACGAGGAGGATGAATAGGAACAAGTGGACCATTGGGGCTATCATCACGGTCCTTGTCCTTGCTATTATCTTCATCTTGTATTTCAAACTCACCAGGTGA